A portion of the Microlunatus phosphovorus NM-1 genome contains these proteins:
- a CDS encoding sugar ABC transporter ATP-binding protein: protein MAFKAVGVKKHYPGVKALDGVELEGYAGSVLGICGANGAGKSTFAKLLAGVQTPTDGVINVTGYPHPVRNAAEAEQAGVLMMHQEPLIIDDFTVGENVWLYKLRAGKDIRPWAVKQETNDKRTREVLRGVGLGHLSTRDLAKDLGPGQRQMLSLSRAAVTTHKIMILDETTASTSEEHFNDILELVAREKAAGTSIIFVSHRLNEVFAMCDRIAVLRNGKLVKVLEAADTDADEITTLMIGQALKALDRPAAVQTSGAAPVLEVRDLHGGTARGVSFDVNPGEILGLYGLVGSGRSSVARTITGQRKAAGGTIKLHGTDVNLPTPTAAVAKRIAYLTEDRRLEGFVKDFDNGQNMSLVALPKMSTAGVVRSAEEKKRVRELIGEYQVKGGTTTYTSTLSGGNQQKVVVAKWLETDPDFVVLDEPTKGIDVGARANIYEIIHGVAARGKGVLVVSSEAEELLSLCHRILVMRNGQVVGEFDPEQADTDDLIRTALTHVD, encoded by the coding sequence GTGGCGTTCAAGGCGGTCGGGGTGAAGAAGCACTATCCGGGTGTGAAGGCGTTGGACGGCGTCGAGCTGGAGGGCTACGCCGGCAGCGTGTTGGGGATCTGCGGTGCCAACGGCGCCGGCAAGTCCACTTTCGCGAAGCTACTGGCCGGGGTTCAGACGCCCACCGACGGGGTGATCAACGTGACGGGGTATCCGCATCCGGTGCGCAACGCCGCCGAGGCCGAGCAGGCCGGGGTGCTGATGATGCACCAGGAGCCGTTGATCATCGACGACTTCACCGTTGGGGAGAACGTCTGGCTCTACAAGCTCCGGGCCGGCAAGGACATCCGGCCGTGGGCGGTCAAGCAGGAGACCAACGACAAGCGCACCCGTGAGGTACTGCGCGGTGTCGGTCTGGGGCATCTGAGCACTCGGGATCTGGCCAAGGATCTCGGTCCGGGTCAGCGTCAGATGCTCTCGCTCAGCCGGGCCGCGGTCACCACGCACAAGATCATGATCTTGGACGAGACCACCGCCTCGACCAGCGAGGAGCATTTCAACGACATCCTCGAACTGGTGGCGCGGGAGAAGGCGGCCGGCACCTCGATCATCTTCGTGTCGCACCGGTTGAACGAGGTGTTCGCGATGTGTGACCGGATCGCGGTGCTCCGCAACGGGAAACTGGTCAAGGTGCTGGAGGCGGCGGACACCGACGCCGACGAGATCACCACATTGATGATCGGGCAGGCGTTGAAAGCGCTCGACCGGCCCGCTGCCGTCCAGACCTCCGGCGCCGCACCGGTGCTGGAAGTCCGCGACCTGCACGGCGGCACGGCGCGGGGCGTCTCGTTCGATGTCAATCCGGGCGAGATCCTCGGCTTGTACGGGTTGGTCGGCAGCGGCCGCTCCTCGGTGGCAAGAACGATCACCGGGCAGCGCAAGGCGGCCGGCGGCACCATCAAGCTGCACGGGACCGACGTCAACCTGCCGACGCCGACCGCTGCCGTCGCCAAGCGGATCGCTTATCTGACCGAGGACCGGCGCCTCGAAGGCTTCGTCAAGGACTTCGACAACGGCCAGAACATGAGCCTGGTCGCGCTGCCGAAGATGTCGACCGCCGGCGTCGTCCGGTCGGCCGAGGAGAAGAAGCGGGTCCGCGAGCTGATCGGGGAATACCAGGTCAAGGGCGGCACCACCACCTACACGAGCACGCTCAGCGGCGGCAACCAGCAGAAGGTCGTGGTCGCCAAATGGCTGGAGACCGACCCGGACTTCGTGGTGCTGGACGAGCCGACCAAGGGCATCGACGTCGGCGCCCGCGCCAACATCTACGAGATCATCCACGGCGTGGCCGCCCGTGGGAAGGGCGTGCTGGTGGTGTCCAGCGAAGCCGAGGAACTGCTGTCCCTGTGCCACCGGATCCTGGTGATGCGCAACGGGCAGGTCGTCGGCGAGTTCGACCCGGAGCAGGCCGACACCGACGACCTCATTCGCACCGCTCTCACCCACGTCGACTGA
- a CDS encoding substrate-binding domain-containing protein: MRSTTKGRRALVVAAAAVILTTVSACGQIYPSSEPAQGPAGGVQTDRSNVVIGFAQQQLQAPYFSAMQVQAENIAGEEGVKLLFQAANKDPVIQSNQMQAMMAQGANVLIMNATSPKGQVETMTQISSKIPVIYIDTSVPGTGTTSVQSDNLAIGRESGKLTAKRFKELGKDSIKLVIITGPATDEVVGPNRRQGFLDGLTEGGVKYEIGSEQNGEYQQDKGQVAAENMLAANPDTDLVLGLNDAMALGAYNVIRGKAQYDDVYIAASADGQREALELIKRDGCKGRYISTGLNSPDLATKDAMRIAIDIATGVKKPTDFPPESFTLAVGIGCENVDEFYDPNSIF, encoded by the coding sequence ATGAGGTCGACCACCAAGGGCCGCCGTGCGCTCGTCGTCGCAGCGGCCGCGGTGATCTTGACCACCGTGAGCGCGTGCGGGCAGATCTACCCGTCCAGCGAGCCCGCCCAGGGTCCCGCCGGCGGCGTCCAGACCGACCGCAGCAACGTGGTCATCGGGTTCGCCCAGCAACAGCTGCAGGCGCCGTACTTCTCGGCCATGCAGGTGCAGGCGGAGAACATCGCCGGGGAGGAGGGCGTCAAGCTGCTCTTCCAGGCCGCCAACAAGGATCCGGTGATCCAGTCGAACCAGATGCAGGCGATGATGGCCCAGGGCGCCAACGTCTTGATCATGAACGCCACCAGCCCCAAGGGGCAGGTGGAGACGATGACCCAGATCTCGTCCAAGATCCCGGTGATCTACATCGACACCAGCGTCCCGGGCACCGGCACCACCAGCGTCCAGTCCGACAACCTGGCCATCGGTCGGGAGTCGGGCAAGCTCACCGCCAAGCGCTTCAAGGAGCTGGGCAAGGACAGCATCAAGCTGGTGATCATCACCGGTCCCGCGACCGACGAGGTCGTCGGCCCGAACCGTCGTCAGGGATTCCTCGACGGCTTGACCGAAGGCGGCGTGAAGTACGAGATCGGCAGCGAGCAGAACGGGGAGTACCAGCAGGACAAGGGCCAGGTGGCGGCGGAGAACATGCTCGCGGCCAACCCGGACACCGACCTCGTGCTCGGGCTCAACGACGCGATGGCGTTGGGCGCCTACAACGTGATCCGCGGCAAGGCGCAGTACGACGACGTCTACATCGCCGCCTCGGCCGACGGACAGCGGGAGGCGCTGGAGCTGATCAAGCGGGACGGCTGCAAGGGGCGCTACATCTCCACCGGTCTGAACTCCCCCGATCTGGCGACCAAGGATGCGATGCGGATCGCCATCGACATCGCGACCGGGGTCAAGAAGCCGACCGATTTCCCGCCGGAGTCATTCACCCTCGCCGTCGGCATCGGCTGCGAGAACGTCGATGAGTTCTACGACCCGAACAGCATCTTCTGA
- a CDS encoding DeoR/GlpR family DNA-binding transcription regulator, with the protein MPKSLPEYGSVPGRRSARCGEIVGGHERLEVLIHALERRQRIVELTRESGRVSVLDLAAQLQVAQETVRRDLAELEVQGLITRVHGGALPADRIEFEGDVGSRRARNPEEKARIARRAVEEIHDAETVFLDEGSTAGYVAKALNPSHHLTVVTASVPVVLSTHAHPLITVVLLGGTVRSRSIAASGELTSRILGDLVIDVAFLGTNGISLKHGLTCPDLSVAAVKRAAIAAARRVVLVTDSTKFGLNSFASFGTIKDLDSIVTGSAAPRRTVELIRNQRVQVVLV; encoded by the coding sequence ATGCCCAAGTCACTGCCCGAATATGGTTCCGTTCCAGGTCGCCGATCCGCCAGATGCGGTGAAATTGTCGGCGGGCACGAAAGGCTGGAGGTTCTCATTCACGCACTGGAGCGGCGCCAACGGATTGTCGAGCTCACCCGAGAGTCCGGGCGGGTCAGCGTTCTCGACCTGGCCGCGCAGTTGCAGGTCGCCCAGGAGACCGTACGGCGCGATCTCGCCGAATTGGAGGTCCAGGGCCTGATCACCAGGGTGCACGGCGGTGCGTTGCCGGCCGACCGGATCGAGTTCGAGGGCGACGTGGGCAGCCGTCGCGCCCGCAATCCCGAGGAGAAGGCGCGGATCGCGCGTCGAGCCGTCGAGGAGATCCACGACGCCGAGACGGTCTTCCTCGACGAGGGCTCGACGGCGGGCTATGTGGCCAAGGCATTGAACCCGTCCCATCATCTGACGGTGGTGACCGCGTCCGTGCCGGTCGTCTTGAGCACCCATGCGCACCCGTTGATCACGGTCGTGCTGCTCGGTGGCACAGTGCGCTCTCGGTCGATCGCGGCCTCCGGTGAGCTGACCAGTCGGATCCTCGGTGACCTGGTAATCGATGTCGCCTTCCTCGGCACCAACGGCATCAGCCTCAAGCACGGGCTCACCTGCCCGGATCTGAGCGTGGCGGCCGTCAAACGGGCGGCGATCGCAGCGGCGCGCCGGGTGGTGCTGGTGACCGATTCGACCAAGTTCGGTCTGAACTCCTTCGCCTCGTTCGGGACGATCAAAGATCTGGACAGCATCGTCACCGGTTCGGCGGCGCCGCGCCGGACCGTGGAGCTGATCCGCAACCAGCGAGTGCAGGTCGTGCTGGTCTGA
- a CDS encoding ABC transporter permease: protein MSTTTTTPPPVHHYEENFSRSHALVSWLKGQYALGILAALLVIATITRGSIFWGATNMTNLLLQMSIIGVVVLAQLIVVLTGGIDISVGSALGLAAVVAAGLFGGPSVLLGLLVALVIGGIIGATNGWLVAFRGLEPFIVTLGMLALARGLVYAYGSGIPITPGAAATYANLGQTTIVGIPLLALVWLAAVALIAFLLYRTVWGRRVYAIGSNKEAARSSGIPVTATLWSVYILAGLLVGLGGWMFLCRFASGTPSAGNLMELEAIAAVVIGGARLSGGHGKVFGAVVGTVIFAVIANLLSLLNISTFLQDAFRGALILVAVTLATVQFVRRKADASGSAK, encoded by the coding sequence ATGAGCACGACAACCACCACCCCACCGCCGGTTCACCACTACGAGGAGAACTTCTCCCGCAGTCACGCGCTGGTCAGCTGGCTCAAGGGCCAGTACGCGCTCGGCATCCTCGCCGCCCTGCTGGTGATCGCGACCATCACCCGCGGCAGCATCTTCTGGGGCGCGACCAACATGACCAACCTGCTGCTGCAGATGTCGATCATCGGCGTCGTGGTGCTGGCCCAGCTGATCGTGGTGCTGACCGGCGGTATCGACATCAGCGTCGGCTCGGCCCTGGGACTGGCCGCGGTGGTCGCCGCCGGACTGTTCGGCGGACCCTCGGTGCTGCTCGGCCTGCTGGTCGCGCTCGTCATCGGCGGCATCATCGGCGCCACCAATGGCTGGCTGGTCGCCTTCCGCGGCCTGGAGCCGTTCATCGTCACGCTGGGCATGCTGGCCCTCGCCCGCGGTTTGGTCTACGCGTATGGCAGTGGCATCCCGATCACTCCCGGCGCCGCAGCGACGTACGCGAATCTCGGCCAGACCACCATCGTGGGCATCCCGCTGCTGGCCCTGGTCTGGCTGGCCGCGGTCGCGCTGATCGCGTTCCTGCTCTACCGCACCGTCTGGGGGCGCCGGGTCTATGCGATCGGCTCGAACAAGGAGGCCGCTCGCAGCTCGGGCATTCCGGTCACCGCGACCCTGTGGTCGGTCTACATCCTGGCCGGGCTCCTGGTCGGTCTCGGCGGCTGGATGTTCCTCTGCCGGTTCGCCAGCGGCACGCCGAGCGCGGGCAACCTGATGGAGCTCGAGGCCATCGCGGCGGTCGTCATCGGCGGCGCGCGCCTGTCAGGTGGTCACGGCAAGGTCTTCGGCGCGGTCGTCGGCACGGTCATCTTCGCCGTGATCGCGAACCTGCTGTCTTTGCTGAACATCTCCACCTTCCTGCAGGACGCCTTCCGCGGCGCCCTCATCCTCGTCGCGGTGACCTTGGCCACCGTGCAGTTCGTGCGGCGCAAGGCCGACGCGTCCGGCTCGGCCAAGTAG